The Drosophila suzukii chromosome X, CBGP_Dsuzu_IsoJpt1.0, whole genome shotgun sequence DNA window CCCTGTACAAAGTGTCGCCCTCGCTGATGACCCGCCAGACAATGACCATCTTTACGGGCGATCTTACGGCGTACAATATACCGGAGGACGACCGCCACAAGTACCAGCCGTCGTGTGTGCTCTTCCGCCGCTCGGTGATGGATAGAAACAAGTGCCGGGTGCCGTACGATCGGGCCATTATCTTTAAGAACAAGTGCTTCTATGCGAACATCGATGGCAAGCATGTGAATCTTATGGGAGCCCCCGAGACGGTGGCCACCGTCAAGGATGTGGAGATCCTGCTGGACATCGTCGACCGTCTGTCGCTCAGCAGCGCCCTGGTGGAGATGGTCAACACCAAGTGAGGAGCGGAGCACCAGCAACACGTATCACATTGTAAAAAATAATTCACAAAACACAACAaaacaccaccaccacccccaacccacacacacaaaaacgGACACTCgataaattgttttaatacagtagcaaaaacaaaacaaaaaccgatatcataaaagtttttttttttgtaaaaccATTAACTTAGTTTTAATAGTTAGTCTAGCGtaattattatataatatCTTATATCTTAAAACAGCGGACGGACATACATAAATACAGGTGTATCTATGTACCATATACTAAACATTTATACATAATATGTCGCGCAGAACCCGAGGAAAATCGGATTGTAAGGTTCAGCGGAGGAGAATAAATCctgattttaatattaatgtttGGTGAGGCGTTGGCAACCCAAAACCACCCCCGATCCCCCCCTTAAAACGCATAAAATCGAACACTTTTTTAAACGGCAGTTATGTAAATCGTAGTTcatttatacatatatgtaaaaTCGGGCGTACTCATGTCTGTTTACGTCGAAAATGGAGGACTAGCTTTTAGGTCGAGTGTATATTTAAGCGATCCCCTTTAAAGTATACAAATAAAAGAGAAAACTGATTTAAATAACGAATGACTTTCCAACTGAACGGGGCCGAGTGATAAATGGCATTCGGGGTTATCAGGAAAAATGAGTGCTGTACATAGAGCGCACCATATGCTGGAGTTTCCAATCGGGAAACTAAAAGAGAGATAAGAAATTACTAGTTTTTTCACTTAAAAAATGGGGTTAAGAGGTTGTAGATTATATTCTCGGAAATTTTCCATACAAGGTTGGTCAAATATAATTTAAgtatcaaaaaaattaaagtctgAGGTTTTAGGAATCAAATGAACCAATCTCAATCAATAAAGTTAGAAACTCTTGTAAAAGGTCCAAAGTCTCTGCCCATTTAAGATATGATTATAACTTTTATTGTTTCATAAGATCCCAAAggcaaaaattaataataactttcttttttatatatacttgtaatttataaaaatatatactgcataagatttttttttaactttaaccATTTTGTCAAAGCAATTTTGGTTACCCAAAAATACACAGTAAAAATTGGTAATACAGTACAGttgtaatttaattaatagAATTTTATTGCTTATGTTTCTTATTTACAATACTAAACAAcccgaaaataataaaattggatATGCTGAGAACATATATATGGgatttattaatttatgaGGCACATCTTGATTCttgaaattaataaaatatatataaagataaaaataaaaataaagatataagaaaaaaattcataatttaaaaacatagGCAGTGTGCGTAAACACGAAATTACAGTGCTGAAAAACAATTAGCATTAGGTGTGTGTTTGCGCTATGTCAGGATTGTGTATTCGCTGACCTAGCGGAGACACCCACCTGCCATTTCACAATTTTCGATTTTAAGCTCGACTTTATAAAACCTTTTGCTCTTGAAAATAGCGATGTTTTGCCCTTaaattaagaacattttaaGAGCAATCCGCTCGAAACAAGTGTACAATTCATATAAACATATTTGGCatattataacattttttatggGTATTTATCTTATCTTTAGAGCTAATTTTTCTTGAAACAAGACAGTTTTTCTTAATTATCGGGCGACTTTTCTAATATTTaacttacaaaaaaaaatattcaattcGGAATACATTAATTTTGCCACAACCACAGAACAATTATTTAGGAAGATatagataaataatttttaaaattgccACACATTTTAATTGCTGTTTAAAAGATCTTCGACGAAAGAAAAAGATACATTTGTATCAAATTGAGGCCTTTTGTAGAAGTGCCATATTAGAGATAACATATAGTCCCCTGTTGGAAATGGCAACTTCAATCTTTCGGGCCTCAGATAAAAATCCTTCACAACTTGTGGACCCTGTGATGATGGTGTATTAtagatataatatttaaaagtaattCTATGGATACTTACAACAAATGGACATGAGTGATTTATGTTGGAGAAATCTTGGAAGAGATCAAAGATTATTCCTATAATAGGATTGTAGTTTCGCCGCATGAAGCGACAACCATCGACTTTGGCATTTAGTAACCAAGGCTTAAATCCGCTTGCTTTTTTAAAGATCTGTGCATGGATACTTATATTATCGGCCGGATGCAGAATAGTTCCATTTATATTGAGCAAAACCCTATCACGTCTAATAGCCTTCAGGCGACAAGTATGGAACACAAACCACGACTCATTGCGACTCAGGCAGACCACATTTGTGAACTTAAAGACCACAGCGTCCTGTAAGAGGGATAGGTTAATTAATCAATATGTTAAAACCAGACTTTACCACATTTCACATCACATTTAAGACCAGGATGTTGATAAGGACTGCTGCGCAGAAAAGACCTGTAACTAGACTCGACCACATTGCACTAAACTAAATCCGGGCATCCAAGTACAATTATATTTAATGACATTATAAGGTGTACTAATCGATTTAATAGCTTTGGATATTAAATATGTGATTGTTTTTCCATTAGAAATTGTGTTATAGGGTATATTTTTGTAGTTTGGGCCACTGATTGTTTTTTCCCTAAATTTATGTCATTAACAAGGTTGATCTTTCATCATagaattgaaaaaaaaattatttttttcagtcacttacattttttttggttaaaaaataattatttagaaacttagaattaaaaaaaaaacgagttTCAAATATACAACCATTTTTCCGGCGATATAAATAATGATTCATTGAGTGGTGTCGCTATCAAATAcagaaaaatacaaaaacattACTCATTAGCTAACTATTGTTTACGGTAATAGGATTATTATgcacaatattattattttagctGTCAGCTTTTAAAGAAACGGTTTTAAGCAGTCTCAAAAATTATTAGGAtcattaaaattctaaaattttaacaaatccCTGATAACGACATTATTGGGTTTGTAATGACCCTAAAAAACGAACTAATTACagaatattaatattttacgTATCCAAATTGCAACCAAAtcttaattattattaatttatttcacAACTTAATAAAGAAAAGTAATCGAATAATGCAGGTTATTAAAACTTAGGTTACATAAATCTTATTCTGTTTAATTCCAAATTTCTTATCTTGAATTTGAAACGAAGAACTCACAACACAAACTTGTTTGTTTCTGTCTATTATTTCCAATtggtttttataaatataaataatgtaGTTATAATCAATAAAAAGGGATTCAATTCAAGGCTTCAATATCTTAATAATGgaattaatttttttcctTAAAATCTTATTTATATTGGCAAACCATTTCGAACAGttttacatttttgaaaaactgTAATACACGCGCGGGCAATGTTAACTAAAATTTTCCCTTCCATCAGCTGTTCGAGAGAAATGACTCTCTTGTATGGTTATTCCAGGTTTCAAAAACACTCAATTTTTGTGATTTGAGATCTCAGATTTTTTAGTGATTTTTTCAGCCATAGctccatttttattgttgcaGTTTTACGAGAATAAAAACCAAAAGCTCTAGAGATAACTTTGATATCGGTATTAAATTGGTATGTTCCAGAAAAGTATTTTTGATTAACCTTATAGAATGCCACAGAAAGTTTCAAAATAGTTAGCGTAAAAGGCGCTTGAAAAATGCTCACAAAtctttttggaaaatattgCATATCTTAGAGAAACTCTAAAAATCCATAAGTTTTCTATTAATTCGTTTTCTAAATATTACCTACATAATCTAACTAGTTATATACATTTTAGTAAAACATGTAATCTATTTTACAGAATGTTAACCGTTTCAACCGGTTGGAGTTCCTGGATTCCAAAGTGCGCCACCaaacagagagagagagagaatcTCCCATTCCGAATGGGATTCTCCCGCGCGCTCTTTCTCTCACTCTCGCGCTTCTCGCTCCTCTCCCGATTCCAATGCCCGCTTACAACCGTAtttctctttctctttctcGTGCCGCGAACGCAAAACCAAAATTCACTCTGTTTTTCGCAGCATTACGTTTTTCAACGCGGCCGCGTAAATAACAAGGAAAGCAGCGCGCGCGGAACGATCAGCGGTGGAATTCCAATTGGATGGGAAACGCAAAGCGGAGAAAAACGAGAAACCGACAAACAGAAAACAGAGAACAGAGTCGAAAGACGCAAAAATCGTGAATTAAACAAAAAGCGGAGAAAACCAAAATTCACAAAAATGCCGAGGTGAAATTACGTGAAATAATTCAATTAATTCATTTTTTGCGGACAACAAAACGtcaatacaaaaaaaaaaaattcagaaataATGGTTGTATTTTGTTGTTACGTGAACGTTGCGTTTTTGAATTTATGAATCAATTCTTTATTGCATCCCGCCGCGTCTTATTTTGAatcatttctttttttgccACTTTTTTTTACTGTGTATGTGCGAAGACAACAACAAACATAATGCtaacagaaacaacaaccacaacagcgacaacaaaacataaacaaCAACAGTAAACAGACTTGAAACATCGGCGGCAAGCGGCTAAAAAACTCAACGTAAATATAAAGTTTTACGCTCTCTTAATTACGTTACGTTTTGCTcatttttgttgttgtgtttttgcgattttttgaatatttttttggagTTCCCGTTTTTTTTAGAGTTTTgcatttggtttttttttggctcgTTTTTTACTGGTGTAGTTAGTTGGGCCAATTAGCATTTCGGTGTCGCTGTGTTTGCTTATTGGAATATGACAAAATTCAACAAAGCGgtgcaaaataataagataAAAAAATACGTAGCAGTGGCAAGAAGCAGAAAAGCCGCAACGTTGCGAGAGCAAATGGGAGAGCGCGAGAGCGTGCTTGTATGTGCGTGTGTGGTAAAAACTACACAGGGAGAAAGTATGGGATGTTAAAGTTATGATTATATCAGTATTTCGATTTGAGGTGGAGCCAGTGTTAGGTCCACATAtacaaaaacattttaatttaaactgcaatttttaaaatatgttaaatgtttaactattttttatttgataaaTTGCTCAAAGATAAGAACAAAAATTACACTCTGTGTATAACATTATATAATTGATGAACAAAGAGTGTACTCCATAAAATTATATGGTCttccatacattttttataattttaaatatgtagcTGATTATTTTCTTCAGTGTAGTAAGTTAACAAACTGACGACGTGTGTCCGTTTTTTTGGTGTAAGGAataaagagagagagagagaggagaGCGAGATCGAAGGTGGGTGGCAAAATGAAGAAGGAAGTGCAAGGGGATGGGGGACGGCAAGAAAGGCCagaagagagagagagagagagcgactCTCTCGCGTTTCATTGATTTTTCCCACCGAAAAGGTGAGAAAAGCGGTGAATGAGAGAGCGCGAGAGAGGGAAAAGCCCAAAAGAgcgggagagggagagcgcgGCAGGAAAACAAAGGAAAAACTTGTCTCGGCGTGACTGCAATTCATAATTAGATGGCCGCCTGCTGCAAttgcaataaaaacaaaaacaaatacaaaaccCAAAACGGGTTACCCCCACCCCCTCCGCGCAATCaccccaccaccaccaacaccaGCCGCCCCCCTTTTGCCCCCCCTCGCACCCAAAAAAGCCACCACCAAAACCAAATTCGGTGTCTCTCTTTCGGCCACCGACAAAAAATTGggtaaaaaaaacaacaacgacaacacaaatacagcaacaacaataatgaGAGAACGTGGGCAAAACGTCGGGTAATTCAGTTAGATTTAGCCGAAATTTAAGGGTCCTACGTTCTCAAAAAAATGTTACCAATTAGTTGGAGATACAatcaaataatatttttaaactaaaaaattacTTTCATAAGTTATTTATGGtatgttatataaaaatacaagGCTATTCGATTTTTATACACATACgaattttggaaaaatttagaaaagctcatttaaaaatatataattaacaTTTATggatataaaaattttaaggaatcgattttacttaatttttatattttaacttttagAACTTGAATTAAAAAAGCTAAAAACTAAGGAAAGGTTAGTAGATTTTTACAGAAAAGGTGGTAATAGATTGCCATTTATAATTTTCGAGCCCCTTTTATAGGAAGTTTGTTTGGCGGTTCTACAGATCTTTTTGATCGATTGAACGCGTGACTTTCATTTCCAACTGGCGTTGCATCTTTATTTCGTAACAAAATTACCAACttccctctctctctcgctctctctctctctctgtctctcttaCCGGTTCTCCCCCTCTCTGTTGGCCATAAAAAAGGCAACTACAAAAAGTGGTAGCAGCTCAAAGCCAAAAAGCAAAGCAAATGAAACGCAATGAGACTCGCTCTCCGTATTGGaatttttttctgtttctgttgACGTGCAATTAGCAAAGTGGCCACATTCAATAATCCGTAAGCAAAACTCAATATGtgaaaaaaagaacaaaaaaaatagaatCACCTGCTCTATCTAAACACCAAAAAAATATGTAGTACCAAGCacctaaaaaatttgaaaagaaaacaaaagttgAAGTCAAGAAACCAGTCAACGTTGCTTTTGCCTGTTTTTTGCCACGCCggtttttcttcttttttttccgatgttttttgttgtttttttttaacgatttatttctttatttgtaCACTGTTTTTATCATTAAATGTAGTATATTATAAAACCAAAGAGAGCTTGCCAATAGTAGAAGAATGTACCACTGCATTTTTGTAAGCCCTATAGAAATTTCCCCCGAAAATTCGCACTTCCTTTcttttatcaaaaaaaataatggtcaggtataaaataatttgatgGTTCCAGGGAAAATATTATCAGTAATCTTTCCTTTACTTGTAGGAATTTTTCcagattttttttataataattcataataatatttcaaaaggGTGTACAAATTGACAATTACTTACGAGGAAATAGGTTTACTACAATTTATTTCATCTTTGTATGGCTATAAAGTTTTGTTTCTtgtaaaactttttaataaacaTAGATAAGATagttttccttctttttttaaCAACTTTGTTAACTAATTTCCACCTCAATCCAATTGAATTGCAAATGGAAAGGTGCCTAATTAATTGTACCCGTCTTGCTGGACATTTTACCAATAAAATTTCCTATCGAAGAGTTCTTCATTCAACACACAGCTGCGTTTCTTTAATAGTCTTCCATCGCCAGCTGAATCAGAAGCACACACCGTGTTCTTCAGGTGTGTCAGCGTTATATATGTACGCTATTTCCTtcttcattttcatttttttttactatccCCTTTCAGTAGTGTGTTTGCTGAACGTTTTAGAACTTGGTGGCTTCGACAGTTTTCCCATGGTTTTTCCAGCACTTTGAGTACCGGCGGGGCATTAACCCCCGTCTTATCGTCGGTGCGTGACGACCAGCCGAGAAAACTATAGGTTATATATAGCTAGTAAAACTGACCATCAGGAATAAGCTAATGAAATCGATCATCGGTCGAGATTTTCACACAGGCAATAGGCTCTTAAAAACGTGGTATTACATAAATCTGGGTCTAGATCGTGCCGGGAGTTAATGCAAGTCGACAGTACGACTGAGCAggaaaaaaatgtacaaaaaaaagtaacaaATAAAACGTAAATTATAAATGCACATAAATTCCCCAGACAATTTTCCACTTTGCTCTGTGAGCAGCCAAGAAGCGAATGAATAATGGAACGAAAATTTGCTCCATCAAGCACGTGTATGCCAaatccccccccccccccccatttTCCACGTccctgaaaaaccactaacaCCGAACCCACCTTAAAAACCCCCTAAAAACCGACCCTCCTACCAGAAACTTAACCCATGGCAGATCAAACGAATATTTAGAATTTTGCTTTGTAGCTGGATTATATGTAAAataagaatttaatttaatttttaatgtacctactcattttaattttgaataacCGAAGTACAGTGCGTTTCATGACCTTAGTTCGGGGTTGGGATGTTAAATCTAGCGTTatgaatatataaataaaatttagagagataaataaaatgtttacgtaaaataaatttgaaaaacaaATAGGTACACTATAAAAAACAGGCATTTTACTGattaaaaataagtttaaaaataGTTAAAGCATAAAAAGGGGTTTGTAGATTAAAACAATAGTAAATCCCAATAATGTGGGACTCCCTACAAACTGCCCTACGCTTGTGAAACGCACTGTACCCAAAAACATTTCAGAGTTATTGCATTCGTACTCATGTACCTATTTCTCTTTCTCTCTTCTTTTATGTATGTCACCACCACAACCACCAACCACACCAAAAATCACCAAAACCTCAATCAAaataatttacaaaaaaaaagtgtgcaatttaaaatataaccaAGTattatacacaaaaaaaaaatatataatgcAAAATTTGTCAAGTGTCGACGGCAAAAGTTGCTCAATATGAGCAAaaaaagcagcaacaacaacgacagcaATAAGGCTGccccacaacaacaacaacaacagcaaataAAAATTGGAAAAGTGCAACAATACAAATGAAGCATATatgaaataaaatcaaaataacaaaaaataaaatccagccaaaaaaatttaaaatttaaaaataatttttttctccCCTCCAATTGCCTGGCAATATCTaattgtttatatatatatatagcatTACCATCTTCATATATATCAATTATATATGTAATTGTATTATATAtttgtgtatctgtgtgtgtgtattttcGTGTGCATTCCATCCATTAATTCTATAACTCAATCTATGAAAAAAACCTTAACGAAATAATTTACTAAAAACGAAAAacacataaaaataaatttacaaaaaaaaaaaccaacaaCCGAAAACGAACAATAAAAACCGCATGTAAAACGCgtaaacataaataaataccaaaaaaaattactATTTACAATTTACAATACAACCGTGAAACAAACGAAAATAATCTGAACCACAAATCGTGCACCAAAATGGCGGACATCATGCGTCCGCCGTACAGTGAGATCAAACGGCCGGACGAAATCGTCAGAATGACAACAGCCGACAATCTCAAGTTCGCCGTCCTCATCGGCCTCATCGAGGTTGGCCAGGTGACCAACCGGGAGGTGGTCAATACCGTCCTGCATTTGGTAAGTTCCGAAATCAGCCGAATAAACTAGATTTTTAACAGGTTTTGTCAGGTTATGAGCCTCATTACAAAAGCTAGAGGTGGTCCAAAATATCGATAGACCATCCTTATCGAGTGTTTTTCAGTCGAAATTGTTTTAGTACTTAATCTACTACCCATATTATATTacaaaagtatttttaaacagGTTATTTTACAGGTTATTTACACTTTTTGAGCAACATAACGTAAATTAGATGTGCCACAAAGTATCGATTTCCTTATGAATAGTATCGATTGTCTTAAAGTGATGATTTTCAGTCAATATAAATTTTCTAGAGATCAGATATTTGTGGTGATGAAACATATGTGTTATATTTAAGACTGTTTACAGTCTATAGGCAAAATAAAAGATAGTTAATGCAAAATCGATATTGATATCGATAGTACATCGATGACAATCAATAGAATTGCTTGGTCCTTCAgaaaatatatgtttataatgttaactattattttttaatacaacaCAAAGGTTTAGCTACCCAATTTGTCTAGTTATCCGAATGGATTAAGAGTATAACACTCTGTTGGTAATTTGGGTACTTTTATTACGCTTCAAAAATGGTAAGGGTCATTGCTTTTGTGGGTCACAACATTGAAGTGAGATCAGAATAGAGATTTGGTTAACACTTTGTTTACCAGTCGTTTAAA harbors:
- the LOC108021799 gene encoding uncharacterized protein isoform X2; the encoded protein is MWSSLVTGLFCAAVLINILVLNDAVVFKFTNVVCLSRNESWFVFHTCRLKAIRRDRVLLNINGTILHPADNISIHAQIFKKASGFKPWLLNAKVDGCRFMRRNYNPIIGIIFDLFQDFSNINHSCPFVGPQVVKDFYLRPERLKLPFPTGDYMLSLIWHFYKRPQFDTNVSFSFVEDLLNSN
- the LOC108021799 gene encoding uncharacterized protein isoform X1, yielding MQNSKKNGNSKKIFKKSQKHNNKNEQNDAVVFKFTNVVCLSRNESWFVFHTCRLKAIRRDRVLLNINGTILHPADNISIHAQIFKKASGFKPWLLNAKVDGCRFMRRNYNPIIGIIFDLFQDFSNINHSCPFVGPQVVKDFYLRPERLKLPFPTGDYMLSLIWHFYKRPQFDTNVSFSFVEDLLNSN